One Spirochaeta africana DSM 8902 genomic window carries:
- a CDS encoding pyridoxal phosphate-dependent aminotransferase, producing MRRQILHAGAGQLRYMIREIVQIAREIERLGQPVLWENIGDPVRKGESPPDWIKQLVGQAATEDMSYAYSDTQGEAATRGFLAERANGRLDGEAAGARITPDDILFFNGLGDAVSKLFGQLRPQARVIGPSPAYSTHSSAEAAHSGYEHLTYQLDPENGWLPDLQELENTIHYNPTIAGILIINPDNPTGVVYPRHILEGFVAIARRYNLFLICDETYAHVVYGGAQEVHLNQIIGDVPGIAMRSISKEFPWPGARCGWIEVYNRTADADFAGYVESILAAKRLEVCSTTLPQRVIPLVMGDARYAGHLGQRNREYESRAGEVCAALSGIPGVRVNRPQGGFFATPVFDPAMLPAAGRLEIANPGIRRLVEQRLPGAAADARFVYWLLGSTGICTVPLSGFCSRLPGFRMTLLESDPEVRAGMLDRLAAAIRSYG from the coding sequence ATGCGCAGACAGATACTGCACGCAGGGGCGGGGCAGCTTCGCTACATGATACGCGAGATTGTGCAGATTGCCCGGGAGATCGAGCGGCTGGGCCAGCCGGTTTTGTGGGAGAACATCGGGGATCCGGTTCGCAAGGGCGAGTCACCGCCGGACTGGATCAAGCAGCTGGTGGGGCAGGCGGCGACCGAGGATATGTCCTACGCTTACTCGGATACGCAGGGAGAGGCGGCTACGCGGGGGTTTCTGGCCGAGCGTGCCAACGGCAGGCTGGACGGGGAAGCTGCCGGCGCGCGGATTACCCCGGATGACATCCTGTTCTTTAACGGCCTGGGGGATGCGGTGTCCAAGCTGTTCGGGCAGCTGCGGCCGCAGGCGCGGGTGATCGGGCCGAGTCCGGCGTACTCGACGCATTCCAGTGCGGAGGCGGCCCACTCGGGCTACGAGCATTTGACCTATCAGCTGGATCCGGAGAACGGCTGGCTACCGGATCTGCAGGAGCTGGAGAATACGATCCATTACAATCCGACGATCGCGGGTATTCTGATTATCAACCCGGATAATCCGACCGGGGTGGTGTATCCGCGGCATATCCTGGAGGGGTTTGTGGCGATCGCCCGGCGCTACAATCTGTTTCTGATCTGCGACGAGACCTATGCCCATGTGGTGTACGGCGGGGCGCAGGAGGTTCACCTGAATCAGATCATCGGGGATGTGCCGGGGATTGCAATGCGCAGCATCTCCAAGGAATTCCCGTGGCCCGGGGCGCGCTGCGGCTGGATCGAGGTGTACAACCGTACCGCGGATGCGGATTTTGCGGGGTATGTCGAGAGTATCCTGGCGGCCAAGCGTCTGGAGGTGTGTTCTACCACCCTGCCGCAGCGGGTAATTCCGCTGGTGATGGGTGATGCGCGCTATGCCGGGCATCTGGGACAGCGCAACCGGGAGTACGAATCGCGGGCGGGGGAGGTGTGTGCGGCGTTGTCGGGTATTCCGGGGGTCCGGGTGAACCGCCCGCAGGGGGGATTCTTTGCGACTCCGGTGTTCGATCCGGCGATGCTGCCGGCGGCGGGGCGTCTGGAGATTGCCAATCCGGGGATCCGGCGCCTGGTGGAGCAGCGACTGCCGGGGGCGGCGGCGGATGCGCGGTTTGTGTACTGGCTCCTGGGCAGTACCGGGATCTGTACGGTGCCGCTGTCGGGGTTCTGCAGCCGGCTGCCGGGGTTCCGGATGACCCTGCTGGAGAGCGACCCCGAGGTGCGCGCGGGGATGCTGGACAGGCTTGCGGCGGCGATCCGCAGCTATGGGTAG
- a CDS encoding LacI family DNA-binding transcriptional regulator, translated as MSKKQTARKKSVTMQDIANETGVSITTVSHVINKTRHVNSETRSLVLDAMNRLEYSTRKTRKRPAAAEGILGVIVADIREDYYVALVKAIETIASENGLSILLCDSEMDPEKEEKNIHTILERDVSGMIIAPIDSRTFPRELRETSLPVVLVDRQYDEHNRTFVGINNFESSVMAYRHLQNKGCSRIGFIGYSEHVYTVRKRIIGYKASVVETTPAYQPQVLKLHYDKEDSFSRIARFITEHDFDGLICATSDLCYETISALHETHIRIPEDIQVITYDDNKWLDYLKYPVSVVSQPTAEIGAYAVEKLIQYIESPEDDPRIKTEVFFEVSIIDR; from the coding sequence ATGAGCAAGAAGCAGACTGCGCGAAAAAAATCCGTGACCATGCAGGACATAGCCAACGAAACCGGCGTGTCCATTACAACCGTCTCGCATGTCATAAATAAAACCCGCCACGTGAACAGCGAGACCCGGTCGCTGGTATTGGACGCCATGAATCGCCTGGAATACAGCACCAGAAAAACCAGAAAACGCCCCGCCGCTGCCGAAGGTATACTCGGTGTTATCGTGGCCGACATCCGCGAAGACTATTACGTGGCGCTGGTAAAGGCCATCGAGACCATTGCCTCCGAGAACGGCCTGTCTATCCTGTTGTGTGACTCGGAAATGGACCCGGAAAAAGAAGAGAAGAACATCCATACTATCCTGGAACGCGATGTTTCCGGCATGATTATCGCCCCGATCGACTCCCGCACCTTCCCTCGTGAACTGCGTGAAACCTCTCTCCCGGTGGTACTGGTGGACCGGCAGTACGACGAACACAACCGCACCTTTGTCGGTATCAACAACTTTGAAAGCAGCGTGATGGCCTATCGGCATCTGCAGAACAAAGGCTGCAGCCGCATCGGCTTCATTGGATATTCCGAGCATGTCTACACCGTGCGCAAACGGATCATCGGCTACAAAGCCAGCGTGGTAGAAACCACCCCGGCCTATCAGCCCCAGGTGCTCAAGCTGCACTACGACAAGGAAGACTCATTCTCGCGCATTGCCCGCTTTATTACCGAACACGACTTCGACGGCCTGATTTGCGCAACATCCGACCTCTGCTACGAAACCATCAGCGCCCTGCACGAAACCCACATCCGCATTCCCGAGGACATTCAGGTAATAACCTACGACGACAACAAGTGGCTCGATTACCTGAAATACCCCGTCTCGGTGGTGAGTCAGCCCACCGCCGAGATCGGTGCCTACGCCGTCGAGAAACTCATCCAGTACATCGAGTCGCCCGAGGACGACCCGCGCATCAAAACCGAGGTGTTTTTCGAGGTGAGTATAATTGATCGTTGA